The following proteins are encoded in a genomic region of Spirosoma sp. SC4-14:
- a CDS encoding TolC family protein, with product MSKNRLSTCLGLVILALCNAACSVPHLVQKTENRKVPASFNNSQDSTNSGRVPWKDYFTDPYLYALIDTALANNQELNITKQEIEIANNEIKSRQGAYLPFVSLGGGTGIDKVSRYTSQGASDASTEIRPGVATPDVLPNTYLGAFASWEVDIWHKLRNARKVAVANYLASIEGKNFMVTNLVSEIATSYYELMALDNQLEIIKRNIDILTNALTIIRQEKDAARVTELAVRRFEAEVFKTQSMQYDIQQQIIVTENRINFLVGRYPQRVQRNSQNFGTLIPAKINSGIPSQLLANRPDIRQAEYNLEATKLDMRVAKANFYPSLTISASLGLMAYSPWYLLNTPQSLMASLAGGLVGPWINRNAITATYKNASARQIQAVYNYERTILNAYIEVANQLSNIDNLEKNYTMKNNQVQALTQSTNISLKLFRSARADYMEVLLTQRDVLQARMELVETRMQQMNALVNTYRALGGGWN from the coding sequence ATGAGTAAGAACAGACTATCGACTTGCCTGGGGCTAGTAATTCTTGCCCTATGCAATGCCGCTTGTAGTGTGCCCCATTTAGTTCAGAAAACAGAAAATAGAAAAGTGCCTGCGAGTTTCAACAACTCGCAGGACTCTACTAACTCGGGGCGGGTACCCTGGAAGGATTATTTTACCGATCCCTACCTGTATGCGCTGATTGATACGGCTCTCGCTAATAATCAGGAACTAAATATTACGAAACAGGAAATTGAGATTGCCAATAACGAAATCAAATCCCGGCAAGGGGCCTATTTGCCTTTTGTTTCCCTCGGTGGTGGAACCGGTATCGACAAAGTGTCCCGGTATACCAGCCAGGGAGCCAGCGATGCCTCTACTGAAATAAGACCGGGCGTAGCAACTCCCGATGTCTTACCAAATACGTATCTGGGGGCTTTTGCAAGCTGGGAGGTAGATATCTGGCATAAGCTGCGTAATGCCCGCAAAGTGGCCGTAGCAAATTACCTGGCTTCCATTGAAGGCAAAAACTTCATGGTAACCAATCTGGTATCTGAAATCGCTACGTCTTATTATGAGCTTATGGCGCTGGACAATCAGTTGGAAATCATAAAACGAAACATTGATATTCTGACGAATGCACTCACCATAATCAGGCAGGAGAAGGATGCCGCCCGGGTTACTGAGCTGGCCGTACGCCGATTTGAGGCCGAAGTATTTAAAACGCAGAGTATGCAATATGATATTCAGCAGCAGATTATCGTGACCGAAAACCGGATTAATTTTCTGGTGGGTAGGTATCCGCAGCGAGTGCAACGGAATTCCCAGAATTTCGGGACCCTGATTCCCGCTAAAATTAATTCGGGAATCCCATCGCAACTGTTAGCGAACCGGCCGGATATTCGTCAGGCAGAATACAATCTGGAAGCCACTAAGCTGGATATGCGTGTGGCTAAAGCCAACTTCTATCCTTCGTTAACTATTTCGGCATCGTTGGGCCTGATGGCCTATAGCCCCTGGTATTTGCTCAACACTCCTCAGTCATTAATGGCGTCGTTGGCAGGTGGGCTGGTTGGTCCATGGATTAACCGAAATGCTATTACGGCTACGTATAAAAATGCCAGCGCCCGACAAATTCAGGCTGTTTATAACTACGAGCGAACGATTTTGAATGCGTATATCGAAGTGGCTAATCAACTATCAAATATTGATAACCTGGAAAAGAACTATACGATGAAAAACAACCAGGTGCAGGCGCTAACTCAATCGACAAATATCTCGCTTAAGTTATTCAGATCGGCACGGGCCGATTATATGGAAGTGCTGCTGACCCAGCGCGATGTGCTGCAAGCCAGAATGGAACTGGTTGAGACCAGAATGCAGCAAATGAATGCCCTGGTCAATACCTATCGGGCGTTGGGGGGCGGATGGAATTAA
- a CDS encoding LamG-like jellyroll fold domain-containing protein codes for MTTKISTTYLWGLLFIGLSALLLGACDPWELPTKKNKRNCTSPTGTLEAQTQQLKVNFSIGSATGTIDNVQWDFGTNSTTVTTGTTVSYTYPTSGTYTAKATLSNSCEESITLSRTIIVNTATLPTVTLQPITNIMPTSADAQMTITTNGNATISRYGICYSPTSTTPKIGESDVYTIEKTDAVALNTSIPFSLTGLQANTMYYVRSYAVNSSGSGYSTTVQTFRSGENPSIAINGNATAGVTTATVNFIVSKAGTPAAVEYGILYSSTTSTPDMSNSGPGIIVTAPNIGVNIPVNLTALTPNTTYYYRPYAKLPNGTIVPGPVGSFTTLVDPVADGLIAYLPFTNKSLQDASGNGNHANGVNNPTFTTDHRGVANAAILFDGQSNYIYLAENSSLRPQALSISVWIKPITVDRKMQIYNKSNFTDSKNEMYSSTIKPSDNQPGSITILTDIKQNSGCQPVTGWQSFPLTSQLDLTSWHHIVFTYVGHSARMYYDGALLYTKDDLPASTMDNCPGGDLRFGAQLKDYPQYFYGAMDEIRIYNRALSQDEVKTLFNQ; via the coding sequence ATGACAACAAAAATATCCACCACATACCTTTGGGGCCTTCTTTTTATTGGACTTAGTGCCTTGTTGCTGGGGGCCTGCGATCCCTGGGAGTTGCCAACCAAAAAAAACAAACGAAATTGTACATCTCCAACCGGCACGCTCGAAGCGCAGACTCAACAACTGAAAGTAAATTTCAGCATTGGCAGTGCAACCGGCACGATCGACAACGTTCAGTGGGATTTTGGCACCAACAGCACAACGGTTACTACCGGAACCACCGTTAGCTATACCTATCCAACCTCCGGCACCTATACTGCCAAAGCCACACTGAGCAATAGCTGCGAGGAGAGCATTACGCTTTCGCGAACCATTATTGTTAATACAGCAACGCTTCCTACAGTAACCTTACAGCCGATAACCAACATCATGCCCACATCGGCCGATGCCCAGATGACCATAACCACTAATGGCAACGCAACAATCAGCCGTTATGGAATTTGTTATTCACCAACCAGCACAACCCCAAAAATAGGGGAAAGCGATGTTTATACGATTGAAAAAACGGACGCTGTGGCCCTAAATACGTCTATTCCGTTCTCGCTAACGGGTTTACAAGCCAATACAATGTATTATGTTCGAAGCTATGCCGTTAACTCATCAGGTTCGGGCTATAGCACTACCGTACAGACATTCCGCTCCGGCGAAAATCCGTCTATTGCCATCAATGGTAACGCAACCGCAGGTGTCACAACCGCTACAGTCAATTTCATTGTATCGAAGGCCGGTACCCCTGCCGCCGTTGAGTATGGCATTCTATACTCATCGACCACCAGCACGCCCGACATGAGTAATTCCGGTCCGGGTATAATAGTAACAGCCCCCAATATTGGCGTCAATATTCCCGTTAATTTAACCGCTCTGACTCCCAACACAACGTATTACTATCGGCCTTACGCCAAACTGCCTAACGGAACAATCGTTCCTGGGCCAGTAGGTTCATTTACAACCTTAGTCGATCCGGTTGCCGATGGGCTGATTGCTTATTTACCCTTTACCAATAAATCACTACAGGATGCCAGTGGCAACGGTAACCATGCCAACGGAGTCAACAACCCTACGTTTACGACCGATCATAGAGGAGTTGCGAACGCTGCCATTCTGTTCGATGGTCAGAGCAATTATATCTACCTGGCCGAAAACAGTAGCCTTCGCCCACAAGCGCTGTCGATCAGCGTATGGATTAAACCCATAACGGTCGATCGAAAAATGCAGATTTACAACAAATCGAACTTTACCGATAGCAAAAATGAAATGTATAGTTCGACAATAAAGCCTAGTGATAACCAGCCTGGCTCAATTACCATCCTAACCGATATCAAACAAAACAGTGGCTGCCAGCCGGTTACTGGATGGCAAAGTTTTCCACTTACCAGCCAGCTTGACTTAACTAGCTGGCATCATATTGTCTTTACCTATGTTGGCCATTCTGCCAGAATGTATTATGATGGGGCCTTACTTTATACAAAAGATGATTTACCCGCCAGCACAATGGATAACTGCCCCGGTGGCGATTTGCGGTTTGGTGCCCAACTGAAAGACTATCCGCAATATTTTTATGGAGCCATGGACGAAATACGGATTTACAACCGTGCTCTTTCGCAGGATGAGGTTAAAACACTGTTTAATCAGTAG
- a CDS encoding glycosyltransferase family 2 protein, whose product MKLSIIIPAYNEERTIIELLNKVVAAPLPDYIRKEIIVVDDSSADSTGDLVAIFQQQNPDLDVNYIKHTVNQGKGAALHTGIRLATGNWLIIQDADLEYDPNEYGLLLQPLLDGKADVVYGSRFIGNHPHRVLYFWHSVGNKILTLLSNIFTDLNLTDMESCYKVFKTSLIQAIDLQEKRFGFEPEVTAKLAHIPNIRIYEVGISYYGRTYAEGKKIGWRDGFRAIYAILKYNLFVSNTVKQAIKQSVWPTLTPD is encoded by the coding sequence ATGAAACTAAGCATCATCATTCCGGCTTATAATGAAGAGCGCACCATTATTGAGCTGCTCAACAAAGTAGTAGCAGCTCCGTTACCCGATTATATTCGGAAAGAAATTATTGTTGTCGACGATAGTTCTGCCGACTCTACGGGCGATTTAGTGGCTATTTTCCAACAGCAGAATCCTGACCTTGATGTCAACTACATCAAACATACCGTTAATCAGGGAAAGGGTGCAGCGCTGCATACGGGTATTCGACTGGCTACCGGCAACTGGCTTATTATTCAGGATGCTGACCTCGAATACGATCCCAACGAATACGGGCTCTTGCTTCAGCCCCTGCTCGATGGAAAAGCCGATGTAGTGTATGGCAGTCGCTTTATTGGCAACCACCCACATCGGGTATTGTATTTCTGGCACTCGGTAGGCAATAAGATTCTGACGCTCCTCTCCAACATTTTCACCGACCTGAACCTGACGGATATGGAAAGTTGCTATAAAGTCTTTAAAACGTCGTTGATTCAGGCCATCGATTTGCAGGAAAAGCGGTTTGGCTTTGAGCCGGAGGTAACCGCAAAACTGGCCCATATACCCAACATACGGATTTATGAAGTTGGTATTTCTTACTACGGCCGCACCTATGCCGAAGGTAAAAAAATTGGGTGGCGCGATGGTTTCCGAGCCATATATGCCATTCTGAAATACAATCTGTTTGTGTCAAATACGGTGAAACAAGCCATTAAACAAAGCGTGTGGCCGACGTTAACGCCTGATTAA
- a CDS encoding efflux RND transporter permease subunit, which yields MFQTFIRRPAFAIVISLVMVFVGMLSMVTLPRSQFPDIAPPMVVVYLSYPGASSKVLTNSVLIPLEQAINGVPGMKYMFSTAASSGEANIQIVFKKGSDPNQAVVNINNRVLQMKNRLPPIVQLEGLRVQRLMPNMLMYVNLYGKDTSNIDMKYIFNYAYINMLPELQRIDGVGLAKIIGSRQYAMRVWLNPNRMRAYNISSEEVMEALGEQSIIGSPGRLGRADSRRSESIEYVLTYQGRFSDPQQYKDVIVRANPKGEVLRLKDIAEVELGSEYYDIYSNKDEFPSAAITLNQTYGSNATEVIERVKEKLDELKKDFPPGIEYEISYDVSSFLDASIDEVVHTLRDAFILVALVVFIFLGDWRSTLIPTLAVPVSLIGAFFVMQAFGLTINLITLFALVLAIGVVVDDAIVVVEAVHAKMEEKHLSPFGAVQEVLGEISGAIIAITLLMTSVFVPVTFMSGPVGIFYRQFAITMASSIVISGIVALTLTPVLCAIILKNTHGQPRKKTIFNRFIDSFNHGFEKLTGKYVGLLKVIVNRRVVTFGLLLAFGLGTLGITQKLPSGFVPSEDQGMIYAVLQTPPGSTLERTYAVSRQLQQIAKKVEGVKSVSSLAGYEILTQGRGSNSGTCLINLESWDERKNTVKEITEELEEKTKDIPGAKIEFFDPPAVPGYGAAGGIAIQLLDKNTDIDYQRLGGVTEQFMAELEKRKELTALFTFYRTDYPQYELEIDNQLAMQKGVSIGKAMDNLSILIGSTYDQGFIKFGRFFKLFVQSDPSFRKMPTDLLGLYVKSDYGEMVPYSSFMKIKKTQGIYEINRYNMYTTASIRCAPAAGYSSGEAIKAIQEVAKQTLPKGYDIDWSGLSKDEVARGNEAIYIFLIVLAFVYLVLVAQYESFILPLAVILSLPAGIFGSFLFIKLTGLSNDIYAQVALVMLVGLLGKNAVLIVEFAIQKNQEGMSIFDAAIAGAKTRFRPILMTSFAFIAGLIPLVVAHGPGAIGNRTIGASALGGMLFGTIFGVIIIPGLYYIFGKLAEGRKLIRNEDDQPLSENFVHLVDHFPQPEES from the coding sequence ATGTTTCAAACATTCATTCGCAGGCCAGCTTTTGCCATAGTGATTTCGCTGGTCATGGTCTTCGTGGGTATGCTATCCATGGTTACCCTACCCCGATCGCAGTTCCCCGATATTGCTCCGCCAATGGTAGTGGTTTATCTGTCGTATCCGGGGGCCAGCTCAAAGGTGTTGACCAATTCCGTTCTGATTCCGCTGGAGCAGGCTATTAATGGCGTTCCCGGAATGAAATATATGTTTTCGACGGCCGCCAGCTCTGGAGAAGCCAACATACAAATCGTATTTAAAAAGGGTAGTGATCCCAACCAGGCTGTTGTAAACATCAATAACCGGGTACTGCAAATGAAGAACAGGCTACCGCCCATTGTGCAGTTGGAAGGTCTTCGGGTTCAGCGGTTGATGCCAAACATGCTGATGTATGTGAACCTCTACGGCAAGGATACTTCAAATATTGACATGAAGTACATTTTCAACTATGCCTACATCAACATGCTGCCAGAACTGCAACGGATCGATGGTGTAGGGTTAGCCAAGATTATTGGTAGCCGCCAATATGCCATGCGTGTCTGGTTGAACCCAAACCGGATGCGGGCTTATAATATTTCGTCGGAAGAAGTGATGGAGGCTTTGGGCGAACAAAGTATCATTGGTTCGCCAGGGCGATTGGGCCGGGCCGATAGCAGGCGTTCAGAATCGATTGAATACGTTTTGACGTATCAGGGCAGGTTTAGTGACCCGCAGCAGTATAAAGATGTCATTGTCAGGGCTAATCCTAAGGGAGAAGTTCTACGCCTGAAAGATATAGCTGAAGTTGAATTAGGCAGCGAGTACTATGATATTTATTCGAATAAGGATGAGTTCCCGTCGGCAGCCATTACCCTCAACCAGACGTATGGTAGTAATGCCACCGAGGTAATTGAGCGGGTGAAAGAGAAACTGGACGAACTGAAAAAGGATTTTCCACCGGGTATAGAGTATGAAATCAGCTACGACGTTTCCAGTTTCCTTGATGCCTCCATCGATGAGGTAGTCCATACGTTACGAGACGCCTTTATACTGGTAGCTCTGGTCGTGTTCATTTTCCTTGGCGATTGGCGATCTACGCTCATTCCAACGCTTGCCGTTCCTGTATCGCTTATTGGCGCCTTCTTTGTGATGCAGGCTTTTGGACTCACCATCAATTTGATTACGCTATTCGCCCTTGTCTTGGCCATTGGTGTGGTGGTCGATGATGCAATTGTGGTGGTTGAGGCCGTACACGCCAAAATGGAAGAGAAACACCTGTCGCCTTTCGGGGCTGTGCAAGAGGTACTTGGCGAAATTAGCGGGGCCATTATTGCCATTACCTTGCTGATGACGTCGGTATTTGTGCCGGTGACTTTTATGTCGGGCCCGGTAGGGATATTCTACCGGCAGTTTGCTATTACAATGGCATCGTCTATTGTCATTTCAGGTATTGTGGCCCTTACACTAACACCGGTGCTTTGTGCTATAATTCTGAAGAATACGCATGGTCAGCCCCGAAAAAAAACCATCTTCAACCGGTTTATCGACAGTTTTAACCATGGTTTCGAAAAACTTACGGGCAAATACGTCGGCTTGCTGAAAGTGATAGTCAACAGACGGGTCGTTACGTTTGGTCTGTTACTGGCCTTCGGTTTAGGCACTCTGGGAATCACTCAAAAACTACCCTCTGGCTTTGTTCCGTCCGAAGACCAGGGGATGATTTACGCCGTTCTTCAGACACCACCCGGATCAACGCTGGAAAGAACGTATGCGGTTAGCCGTCAGCTCCAGCAAATTGCTAAAAAAGTTGAAGGCGTGAAGTCGGTTTCTTCGCTGGCGGGTTATGAAATTCTGACTCAGGGGCGCGGATCAAATTCGGGAACGTGTCTGATTAACCTGGAATCCTGGGACGAACGAAAAAATACGGTTAAGGAAATTACCGAAGAGCTGGAAGAAAAAACCAAAGATATTCCTGGTGCAAAAATCGAATTCTTCGATCCACCGGCCGTGCCTGGCTACGGAGCTGCCGGGGGGATAGCTATACAACTGCTGGATAAAAATACGGACATCGATTACCAAAGGCTGGGAGGGGTTACGGAACAGTTTATGGCCGAACTCGAAAAGAGAAAAGAGCTGACAGCACTGTTCACGTTCTACAGAACTGACTATCCACAGTATGAACTGGAGATTGATAACCAACTAGCCATGCAGAAAGGCGTTTCTATCGGTAAAGCGATGGATAACCTTTCCATTCTCATCGGAAGTACTTACGATCAGGGTTTTATCAAGTTTGGCCGTTTTTTCAAACTGTTCGTACAGTCCGATCCTAGCTTTAGGAAGATGCCTACCGACCTGTTGGGGCTCTATGTAAAAAGTGATTACGGTGAGATGGTGCCTTATTCGTCGTTTATGAAAATTAAAAAGACGCAGGGTATCTACGAAATCAACCGATACAATATGTACACGACGGCATCTATCCGATGCGCCCCCGCTGCCGGATATAGTAGTGGTGAAGCCATTAAGGCTATTCAGGAAGTAGCTAAACAAACACTGCCCAAAGGATATGATATTGACTGGTCGGGGCTTTCGAAAGATGAAGTGGCTCGCGGCAACGAAGCTATTTATATCTTCTTAATTGTTTTGGCTTTTGTGTATTTAGTTCTTGTGGCGCAGTACGAAAGCTTTATACTGCCCTTAGCGGTAATTTTATCGCTGCCAGCGGGGATTTTTGGGTCGTTTTTGTTCATAAAACTAACCGGGCTATCGAATGATATTTATGCGCAGGTGGCCCTGGTGATGCTGGTTGGTTTGCTAGGTAAAAATGCGGTACTGATCGTTGAGTTTGCTATTCAGAAGAATCAGGAGGGCATGTCTATTTTCGACGCAGCCATTGCAGGAGCTAAAACGCGTTTCCGGCCAATTCTGATGACTTCCTTTGCCTTTATTGCTGGATTGATTCCCTTGGTTGTGGCCCACGGCCCTGGGGCAATAGGAAACCGCACTATCGGGGCTTCGGCGCTTGGTGGTATGCTTTTCGGGACAATTTTTGGCGTAATTATCATCCCTGGTCTATACTATATATTTGGTAAACTGGCCGAAGGCAGAAAGCTGATCAGAAATGAAGATGACCAGCCATTAAGCGAAAATTTTGTTCACCTCGTAGACCATTTTCCCCAACCTGAAGAAAGTTAA
- a CDS encoding efflux RND transporter periplasmic adaptor subunit, producing the protein MNRLLMLMSLCALLCLTSCSEKEKKELNINYLATSPVKVDTSIVRDYVCQIHAISHIEVRALEKGYLQKIFVDEGQLIKQGQLMFQILPIQYQAELQKAEAEANFAEVEYKNTKALADSNIVSKNELALSKAKFDKAKAELSLAQVHLGFTEIRAPFNGIMDHFQVRLGSLVNEGDLLTTLSDNSKMWVYFNVPEAEYLDYKSKTSEENLDNVSLLMANHQVFKYPGVVQTIEADFNNQTGNIAFRATFPNPNGLLRHGETGSIQMVLPLSNALIIPQKATFEVLEKKYVYILDKNNVVKSRPVSIAAELPDLYVIKDGLKVDEKILLEGLRTVKENEKISYHFEDPRKVIAGLQLHAE; encoded by the coding sequence ATGAATAGACTGCTCATGCTGATGAGCTTGTGTGCTTTGTTGTGCCTTACAAGCTGTTCGGAAAAAGAAAAAAAAGAACTGAATATCAATTATTTGGCTACTAGCCCAGTCAAGGTAGATACGTCGATTGTGAGAGATTATGTGTGCCAGATCCATGCAATTAGCCATATAGAGGTTAGGGCACTGGAAAAGGGTTACTTACAGAAAATTTTTGTGGACGAGGGGCAACTGATTAAACAAGGGCAACTCATGTTTCAGATTTTGCCTATTCAGTATCAGGCAGAACTACAGAAAGCTGAAGCTGAAGCCAATTTTGCCGAAGTTGAATACAAAAATACAAAAGCGTTAGCCGATAGTAATATCGTTTCTAAGAATGAGTTAGCGCTATCGAAGGCCAAATTTGATAAGGCAAAAGCGGAGTTGAGTTTGGCGCAGGTGCACCTCGGATTCACGGAAATCAGAGCGCCGTTCAATGGCATAATGGACCATTTTCAGGTACGGCTAGGAAGTCTCGTCAACGAAGGTGATCTGCTCACCACATTGTCTGACAACAGCAAAATGTGGGTTTATTTTAATGTTCCGGAAGCCGAATATCTCGACTATAAATCGAAAACCAGCGAAGAAAACCTCGATAATGTAAGCCTGCTGATGGCCAATCACCAGGTGTTTAAATATCCGGGCGTTGTTCAGACAATTGAGGCCGACTTTAACAACCAAACGGGAAACATTGCGTTTCGGGCCACTTTTCCTAATCCTAACGGCCTGTTAAGGCATGGCGAAACGGGCAGTATACAAATGGTGCTACCGCTGAGTAATGCCCTGATTATTCCCCAAAAAGCCACTTTTGAAGTCCTGGAAAAAAAGTATGTGTATATACTGGATAAGAATAATGTAGTGAAATCGAGACCGGTCTCGATTGCGGCCGAATTGCCTGATTTATATGTAATTAAGGATGGGTTAAAAGTAGATGAGAAGATATTGCTGGAAGGGCTTCGGACAGTGAAAGAAAATGAGAAGATCAGCTATCATTTCGAGGACCCCAGAAAGGTTATCGCTGGTTTGCAATTACACGCGGAGTAA
- a CDS encoding sigma-70 family RNA polymerase sigma factor, translating to MSVRSLPTFSTDLDLYNALRRRDEKAYHFLYAESFPSFRHWVLTHNGAAMDAEDAFQKGLLSFLLNLETGRYELQSNTRITTVVFEYCKRVWFTELKSARLRMRGTIPDAVDMPDTADVANDLERLELVDVVRQSLGQLKDECRKVVEWFYIEELSLREIAEKLGMKESSVKSKRYQCTEKLKEYYLQTTKRLGL from the coding sequence ATGTCTGTTCGTTCATTGCCCACGTTTTCAACTGACCTGGATTTGTATAATGCATTAAGGCGTCGTGATGAGAAAGCATATCATTTTTTATACGCCGAATCGTTCCCGTCGTTCAGGCATTGGGTGCTAACGCATAATGGTGCAGCGATGGATGCCGAAGATGCGTTTCAGAAGGGATTGCTTAGTTTTTTACTCAATCTGGAAACAGGGCGGTATGAACTTCAAAGCAATACACGCATAACAACTGTTGTTTTTGAATACTGTAAACGGGTATGGTTTACTGAGCTAAAATCCGCTCGGCTACGTATGCGCGGAACCATACCCGATGCGGTAGACATGCCCGATACAGCCGATGTTGCCAATGATCTGGAACGGCTCGAACTGGTAGACGTTGTCCGGCAGTCGCTCGGGCAACTTAAAGACGAGTGCCGAAAAGTAGTTGAATGGTTCTATATAGAAGAATTGTCGTTACGTGAGATTGCCGAAAAGCTTGGGATGAAAGAGTCGTCTGTAAAATCAAAACGGTATCAGTGTACCGAAAAATTAAAGGAATATTATCTGCAAACGACTAAACGGTTAGGGTTATGA
- a CDS encoding response regulator transcription factor encodes MCILAIEADIKLAVSLKKGLEEWSFQTMVALESDAALKVIELNEVELIILDAHLHDINGFELCRQIKATNDHIPLIMLSSEGSLESKLSSFDAGADDFLVIPFEFSELLARIQVHRKRSQQVANPTTTSQLRVADLILDLRKKTVVRAGQQIDITSRELALLEYFLRHRGAVISRNEIAENVWDSPNGMHTNLIDVYVHALRKKIDKNFSRKLIHTRVGIGYIMLDQ; translated from the coding sequence ATGTGTATATTAGCAATCGAAGCCGATATTAAGCTTGCCGTATCTCTCAAAAAAGGCCTCGAAGAGTGGAGTTTTCAGACAATGGTTGCGCTGGAAAGTGATGCTGCACTCAAAGTGATTGAGCTGAACGAAGTTGAGCTAATTATTCTGGATGCTCATTTGCACGATATAAATGGTTTCGAACTGTGTCGGCAAATTAAGGCAACGAATGATCACATTCCCCTGATTATGCTTTCCAGCGAGGGTTCTCTGGAGAGCAAACTGTCGAGTTTTGATGCCGGTGCCGACGATTTTTTAGTGATTCCCTTCGAGTTCAGCGAACTGCTGGCTCGCATTCAGGTTCATCGGAAACGCAGCCAGCAGGTTGCCAATCCCACCACGACAAGTCAGCTAAGAGTGGCCGATCTGATACTGGATCTCCGGAAGAAGACAGTTGTTCGGGCGGGGCAGCAGATCGATATTACATCGCGGGAATTAGCCTTATTAGAGTATTTTTTGCGGCATCGGGGCGCTGTGATCAGCCGTAACGAAATAGCCGAAAATGTGTGGGATAGCCCGAACGGTATGCATACAAACCTGATTGACGTATATGTACATGCGCTCCGAAAAAAAATTGATAAAAACTTTTCACGGAAACTAATCCATACCCGAGTTGGCATTGGATATATCATGCTGGATCAATAG